In the Pectinophora gossypiella chromosome 24, ilPecGoss1.1, whole genome shotgun sequence genome, GTTGATAGCGGGCTCGTATGGCAAGACTACACAGGCGGCCGCGGAGTATATGATGCCCTGGAATGGCGAATGGACCCCGGAAACCTGCTCTGCCTTCTTTGATTGTAAGCATTATCTATCTGCATGTTTATTCCCCTATAGGTGCCCTTTCGGTAGCTGAATTGTTTAACTTGTCTTAAGTTTTCTTGTGGTACGCTTTGTCCAGCAGTCACCAAACCATTCGATATGTCCAGTACCGAGTTAAGCGATATAATTTACACATGTAAGTCCTGGAAGGCTATGGCATAAGGCATTGTAGCACCGTGTAAGGCCTTGGTAGGCATCGGTTGCGATATGAATCTCGTGTAAGGCCTTGTGTGGCATCGAGACTGTAGGCAGGACCTCGTATGTATATAACGTGCGAAGTTACAGATTGTGTGAGGCTTCGTGTAACGTACCTACCTTCTTACAACAGCTCACAGCGATTAGCCAAGCAACAAGACTTGTATAACGCTTGAAATAGAATTAACGTGTGGCTATTCTCCCCAGGTGTAGAAGACCCGATTGTGGAGGCAGTGCCAGAGCTACGACAAGAGCCACAGCCGGGACCAAGCCGCTGTGCGCTACACCCAGGCCATAGGCCAGCCGAGGAGAGCAGCGAGGACGCAGCTCCGTCAGGAGAGGCCGTGTTAGCGGCATCCCCTACTCATATGGCAACACCGACGACCGAAGCTATATAAGGACGCTCCAACCAACACTTGcccctctttttattctttcgTTCGAAGCGCGCGCTCTTAAGATTACGTTCATTtcttttgtaaattataattttgtaaaatatatccGATTTGTTTTGTGCCGTGTTTtgtgtcgtttttttttaaataaatttgtttccacctctaaaaatataataacactgtcgcgaatgttttcgatcattttcaataaagaaagcaaccgtcccattcccgttcccgccaaaaagtacTGAGTGAGACAACAGCTCGTCGTGGtagttccaaatttaaaattcgtGGTGGAATGGTTGTTTAAAAGTTGGTTGCCTGCCAGTCATCATCTACCAAACGGATCGCGacagttgttttgtttttaaaacggACCCGCAATTGGTGTTCCCAAGTCTAGACATTGCATTATGCTTTAGTATCCCGAGATAGCTGATTAAAATGGTTTTGGCGTGTCTTCCATTTACTTTACGAGTTTTTTTATGCGCAATCATTCAGTCTATAGGCCGCGTTTCGTTGTTTAATTACCTACATTCCGAACCGATTTTTCATTGCCAACTATAAAAGACCTTTTATGATTTCAAGGGGAAGTACAATTTTGCTTATATCTACTAAGTTTCAGTTCACTGTGAAGTGTAATACTAAATTCAGATACATAATCTTACGCCTGTAATATCACAAGTAATCAatgacaatttgcagccactggtAACACGGagtcctaaaataaaatttttaacaaaaaaaaaaccgacttcaaacgcaaaactaaaaagcaataaataaatttacttcgcacaaagtaattagtacgtattttcaattagttaattaatttataattctgaagccggtgccaaggaaatgctacaacgaagtaccgattcatatatttttcaatactgattgttttgtaattttttgtttgacattgttttgtaattgctttgatataggtattaaacaatattgtgtgtacatagtaatttgatattgtagtagggttgttgtagcatttacttggcaccgacttcagaattataaattaattaactaattgaaaatacgtactaattactttgtgcgaagtaaatttatttattgctttttagttttgcgtttgaagtcggttttttttttgttaaaaattttattttattttacgattttaagtgatggttagaccgagcaaggatgcagacagacagattttctgatttatattcatatataataatataatatattattagtagtgatcacaattattattgatgaacatgtttacacacacacactcacacacgcgctaacgcacacgagcacacgcgcacgtacacacgcacacacacagacacacgcacgcacacacacacacacacacacacacacacacacacacacacacacaaacacgcgcgcgcacacacacgcacacacacacacatgtgtatgtgtacatacacacatgtggttgtcagtgaaagctgctatcatacacactcacgcatacatatagatacagtagatttcgcgtggttcgctcgctgctaaagcagctcgcgtgtcctgtttattcgaaactgtccctcttcgtatggcggccatcttgtttttccgccattttgttttttttcaccggcgacagaatttgaccaagatttaaatgggtgtcgtggaaacaaacaaaatccaggtgcaataggtttgccaggccgtaggatgtctccctgattgggagcagttttcaaagatgacgttccgatcacacccctatacatcatttttacccccaagacattttctggaaaaacaaaattttgtatggcggccatcttgttttttcgccattttgtatttttttcaccggccattaaattcgaccaagatttaaataggtttcgtgaaagaaaaattggttcaggtgtgatagtttcgccaggccgtagggtgtcaccctgatgcggagcagttttcgaaaatcgggaagtatttccatacttaacatgacgatccgatcacaaccccgatatatattttatatcccgagacattttctgaaaaaacaaaattgtgtatggcggccatcttgtttttccgccattttgttttttttacgcgctatggaatttgaccaagatttaaataagtgctctgaaagaaatattggttcacgtgcgatagttttgccaggccgtagagtatctctctgatgcggagcagtttttggtgaccagaaagtatttccgtactctacatgacgttttgagtaagcgccccatacattatttttacccaaacgggcttcttccaaaatcgacaaaattttgtatggcggccatcttttttttccgccattttgtttttttgcaccggcgattgaatttgatcaagatttaaatacgtttcgtgaaagaaaaattgctccaggttgtatagttttgccaggccatagggtatctccctgatgctgaccagttttcgaaggtcgggaagttttcccgaagtctaaagatcgatccgatcaatatgacttacaaacgcactagtcgctcctacgatttttgaaaattcccctcgatttctctggtcttccatcatcagatcctgacttccttgacatgggacccccttgggtatatctcctttcaaacaaaaaaagaattatcaaaatcggttcatatacgacgaagatatgcccgaacaaacataaaaaaaaaaaaaaaaaaaaaaaaaaaaaaaaaaaaaaaaaatatacggtcgaattgagaacctcctccttttttgaagtcggtaaaaatattataggtaatttcgtaaatgaaaagaaaatatagTCACAAGTTAtgtaataactagaggaaaacatttaatatcaagcattttatcatttacataaaatcttataatattttttacataaagttgaGTAGAGCATTTATTTTCTGTTGAAATTCGAAATATTGTCTggtgttttattgtaaaaacgtatacatgtttaagtagGATTTTAAAATTCCATGAAACGAATGTATACTGAAAGAAAGAGGTCTATGCTAGATTTTGATTTGTCTATGACAGTGTTCTAGAACGTTCGTTACTTTTTCTCAGAATGGCGTAAAGACAAGTTGCAATAAACTGTGTCGGAGCTcactgtatattttatttccatCCTACATTATATTAGAACTCACATTCCAAGTAAGTATTAGTACATTCTGACCTTctttccatacatacatacataaactcacgcacatttcccaccgaggtaagcaaactccatggaattccatttgcttcgatcctgacacactcttcttgctttctccacattcatcaatcgtttcatacacgcacaccggttcagagcagatcttactgaaccttttctaacgaCATCTCCAAATTGCTTCTTTCCAACTCTCCAAATTAATCATACTTCGCCTTAAATCTCAAAATTAACTGTCTAGTAGTAATGCATAGCAAATGGCGATAAAACTAGTCTAATTTAGATTCAGCTCAGAGCTGGAATAATAGCTGTCTAAGAAAAACCGTTGAACTGATTCGATAGGGGTAAGTAATGTTGTCTTCGAGCTGCCGTTTGACCTAAAATGGCCGCTCAGGGCTGCCAGGGACCTATGCAATTAATATTACAACTATTTACTGCATAACAacttaagctcacaactatatcccaattggggtagtcaaaagtacatatacatcgcaagatgaactaagtaaccgcacctcagcgagctttctgttagaccaacgcgataggtagCTGTATCGCAGtctatggtcgagccaactgtgttagtgaaaattgcactttagataaattaacaagtcattggtgcaagttcgctaccggggttcgaaccggcggtccccgtttgagaaggaaACCGGcgtaccacagtgactattacgtcatcatcatcattaatttaagagccacgctcttgtcggcgtagcattcttcATGTAACTTTtaaagggaaaaatagggcagtggtttccctgttACCTTCCGCCCGAACTACAAGTAGACGTACTATAACGTagattattcatttttttttacaataatattagaATAACAGCACGGGAACGGAACGGTACAGGCGTACTCAAtaggagtacggtcacgagcattaatatgtatacactttggtaccatgtcacattaacttttttgacaaattgaactgtagggtctccctaaatgtcaaatatgttagtgcgacagagtcctaaagtgggtacattatattgctcttgACTGTACGATTGTTGGTCAATATCATCCACCCGACATTTCGTAGAGTTTACATTCCGAATGCCCGAAACAGCCGACCGTCGGATCAACAGAATTCTAATTCGGTATTTAGTTACGTAAGTACATAcgggctcaagatctggaggtccggatacGATTCACGATGTAGACATTGTCACTATTGTCAGTCAGTTTGTGAgattgttctttgtttggtaaggacattgcaggaatcagaatcatttattcatcgtaattaagggaacccactgccctatttttccctaaaaagtagcaaagaagatgctacaccgacaagagcgtggctcttaaattagtgatgattaccATTCTAATCTCTCTTTAATATGAAtaggtggtagggctggcagaggaagacccagAAAGACGTActttaaccaaattggagatgtcttttagaaaaggttcagtacgatctgctatgaaccggcgtgcgtgtatgaaacgattaatgaatgtggaggaagcaagagaagtatgtcaggatcgaagaaaatggaattttatagtctctgattaccccggtggCGAAATAattatgcgtgagtttatgttcaTTATTTACCTAAATCGAATACACACGCTGTGTATTGCAAAACACTAAGAAATGATACTTAAACTTATAAATAAGCAATACTTATAAATCGACTTTTTTTAGAAGTAAACAAAGTCATTGAGACTGCTCAGACGAgtatattttcaaataattgaAATACTGAAGGGTCTCCTGAGATGGGAAGGCGAAGTCTCAGTAAATAATGGAAATCACAAAGGTATTAGTTAAAATACCTACCTGGTACTAATACTAGGGATTATACTTTGAATATCTTATGTAGTCTCTTTGAATGGAAATCGgctagtaaaattaaatttaaaattatttaacagAAAAGTCATGAGAAGCGTGGATATTTAGTTCATCGTAAAAGTTGACTAAGGGATGGTGTCCTTGACATGATGGACCATTATTCTGTACTAGCGATGGATTGGACTTGTCATCATCGTATGCATTAACAGTTGGGTGTCtagtttacttactattttttgacgtgaatttttatagatttgctgcaaacgGCAAACTGTTTTCGTGCTCTCGTCTcgtttaagtacctaaattcgaaccacggaatagaagaaagaagttggaaaggccctaacgtgcATTTTATATGAATACCACTGTCGCCGGTTAGGGGGCAGATGGGAATAAaggctctcttttactactactcctgcaaacagataactacgataactCTAAGTTGCTTCTCAAATAGTACCTTCTTCACCGGCAATGCATATTTTATGTGACAGGGCTGCAAtgttatcattacttttcataagatactgcatacaagagtatttttttgataaggtTTTtaactttcctgtgataagtAGGAATCTCCTTgcgtgatagtcgatatttgctTTTTTGCCCTGCAAATTATAATGCACAGAAAGAACTTTTAATATGCTGTCGCTCTGTGCGTCAAGTTGGCGGATGAGtcgagtgcaaagttgaagcatgaagtatttgctcatacttgcatggcgcgcgtttcgagctcacttggcccttccaacctctttcttcacACAGTCATCAGGGCTATTGATGTCACAAGTAACACGGGAGAAGAaatatcttcttctcttcttctatggttgtgaggcggagtaccaaccagggttactattgagccgccaaaggcccctgacatgagtcatgtaacgactacgtacttacatcaccaagtagtaaccggcaccaacgtgccttccgaaccacggatcatcttactttcggacaatttgttgatcagccagtaatgtcttaaccaaacgagggaccacaaaataatttttgtggtatgtcctcaccgggaatcgaacccgggacctccggatcgcgagcccaacgctcaaccactggaccacagacgccTCACAACTACCACGgaagaagaaaatgaaaaaatattcaacagtaaagtaaaattatctCTATTAATCTCTCTCGATTGCGTCGCAGATATGTAACAAGTGGCAAATTTTCCACGACATAACGAGCAATGTTGAAACGTTCAAACTGAGCTCTGAACTCCGTATTTGTCTTTTCTAATGCCCTATAAATAAACACACGGTACGCCTTTAAAGGAGAGCCTACATTTGTTCGGGAGTgaaataaagtacttagattAAATAAGATTACTTCTTTGCGAATGGAGCTAATAAAAACTTATAgcggatgagacattcattatgtaaaaaatgaaaccctttttttgacgtgacttattgtagatttgctgcacgtggcattaacttcttggccggataaatgaggagcgctgaaggctctcttccggtacaaaatttaagacaacagttgatggtgcccagttgcgcgcgaacctaggctcagggcgtctgaggggaagaatatttgaaagtcGACGaccgtcgatagcgataagcgctgaatgaggggaatcgtcgcccacgccggcggggtcggtatcgggtttcaaggatgttacctattgaataaagatatttttgataacGCTTCCTAATTAAATgataattctttattgtacactaACGAAATTCATTACATAAACAAATCTTTCTCGGCATATCTTAAAACGTGGGGGATTATGTGATTTCTTATTTGATGGGTGAAGCGCTCATCaacatacggttcatcataatcgtacatcttaggatttcgtaccTAAAGTGCCTGCAAGTTATCTCCTGTTCGTTTGAAGCTCTCTTCACCTCGCATATTGATTCAGGTATGTTTCGATTGCCGTAACGAATTTCGGCACACACATGTTgactttgtccggccaagtagctaatgctatctgtggcaaatctacaataagtcacgtcaaaaaaaaatgttgttttcaATCTTCTAGTTACATCAGCGGACCgcgtgaagaacgggataatgctagggagatgatgatgattgttttaCTTgtgttcttcttctcttcttcttatcgtgtgggttgtgaggtggaataccgacctcatcaaccctggcgtcagggttattactgagccgccaaaggcccctgacatgactcatgtaacgactacttatttacatcagtaagtagtaaccgggaccaacggcttaacgtgccaatttgtgtttatttgtgTTAACAATGGCAAATTTTGCTAAAAAGTGGTTCTGACGTGTTGCCGTCGCGTCGAGTCGCTGTAGGACTTTGTAAACAATGTGAAGGTATCCTTACACACCCTCGCAGAATGGCTTATTGATGTTGAGAGTAAGGCACAGCTGCCGACTAGCTACAGATAAAAAAATCTCGCACTCACGCCCGGCGGCCATTTTTCTCGGATATCGAGAAAAACTGCCCAATATACGCTGTGACAGACAGACCTTGGTTTTTTATGTTACTATTGTTTTTCGTAGGCTGCATATAGTCGGAATTGAAAGAGGTAACTACTAGTCTAGTTAGGCTGACTTTTTTTGgagccatcaaccctggtgtcagggttattattgagccgccaaaggctcctgacatggctcatgtaaagactacacacttacaccagtaagtagtaaccgggaccaacagcttgtgccttccgaagcacggatcatcttaatgtcggacaatcaggtgatcagcctgtaatgtcctaatcaaactagggatcagaaagtgtttttttgtggtatatccccaccgggattcgaacccggggcctccggatcgtgagaccaacgcacAAACCACCAAACCATCATTC is a window encoding:
- the LOC126377918 gene encoding uncharacterized protein LOC126377918 isoform X1; this encodes MRRQRAEGLLASNQAKQDARVNTNRKAPRSFTVNDLVFVIKSSQSTDKLDSGMRGPYRIIRTLSNNRYELQLIAGSYGKTTQAAAEYMMPWNGEWTPETCSAFFDCVEDPIVEAVPELRQEPQPGPSRCALHPGHRPAEESSEDAAPSGEAVLAASPTHMATPTTEAI